GCCGTCTGGGGGCACTACATTGCAATTAACAACTTATGACGACTATCAGTACCATGAAGTCGACAATATAAACATTGCCCACACAGGACGCCAGTGGTTTGGAGAAGCCTTTGAAATAAAAACAGAACAGGAATTTGATTTCAGCTTTCCTAATATTGAAACTTCGGTTCCGGTAAAAATCGAATTAAACGCCATTTCCGCAGCCTACACTCCTACTTCATTTATGGTTTCTGCTAATGCGCAAAATATTGCAACATTAAATTTTTCCGCTTTATCTGTTGATACAGACAGAAAATTTAATGATGCAAAACTACCGTCAAACAGTACTTTTACAGGAGCCGAAAATGTAAAAATCAAACTTACCTATAATAATAACGGTGTACCGGGCTCAAAAGGCTATCTGGATTACATTAGATTAATTGCTAAAAGAAAACTACTGGGAACAGGAAAACAATTCCCATTTCAATATGCTGCAGCGGGATCTACGGCCGGAATTGCAAATTATACAATAACCAATGCTTCCGGAATTTCTCAAATCTGGGATATTACAGACCTATATAATATATCTAAAATAGACAACCCTAATCAGGCAATTGTAAGTTTTAAAGCCGCTTTAGGAGAAGTCAGGAATTATATCGCCATTGATCCTGCAGATTATTACACTCCTTTAAAAGACAATCAGTCCAAAATTGCCAATCAAAACCTAAAAGGGACATTATTCCGAAACAACCAGAACGCATTTCAGGATATTGATTACGTAATTATTACACCTGCATTCTTAGCGTCTCAAGCAGAAAAACTGGCTAGTTTTCACAGAACGCATTCTAATTTAAATACGAAAGTTATTTCTTTAGAAAATATCTATCAAGAATTTTCTTCGGGTAAACAAGACATAGCCGCTATTCGAAATTGCATCAAATACATCTACGACAACGCCTCATCTCCTGAAAAAAGAATTAAATATGTAAACTTATTTGGCGACGCCTCTTACGATTACAAAAACCGCACTCAGAACAACACCAATATCGTACCTATTTATCAGGCCTTGTACAGTTACTCCACAGGAGAATATTCTTTTGCCAGTGACGATTTTTACGGATTGATGGATTCAAACGAAGGAAACATTACCACTTACGCATCAGGAATTGACATTGCCGTAGGAAGAATGCTGGTTTCTGATAATGCTCAGGCAGGCGAAATGGTCAATAAAGTTCTCGAATATTACGACACCAAATCCTACGGAAACTGGAGAAACAACTTTGTACTAATCAGCGATGATTCGGATAAAAGCAGCGATGCGACTTTACAGGCAAATCAAAATCAGCTGGCAGATCTAATCAGCACAGAAAAACCTTTCTTTAATGTCGAAAAGATATTTTTAGACGCTTATACACAAGAAGCCTCTGCCGGAGGAGCGCGATATCCTAAAGCCAGAACCGATTTTTTTAATGCTTTCGAAAAAGGTGCTTTGGTTTTTAATTATTTAGGACATGGCGGCGAAGACGGATTGGCAGGCGAACGAATCTGGGAAAAAGCTGACGGACAAAACATAAGCAATCAATACAAATACCCGTTATTCATTACAATTACCTGCGAATTTTCAAAGTTTGATGACCCGACAAGACCTACTGCCGGCGAGTATGTATATTGGAATCCCAAAGGAGGAGCCATTTCGATGTTAACAACAATTCGCGAAATTGGGCAGATAAATGCTGAGGAATTCAATTTTATTCTTAGTAAAAATCTTTTGTCTTATGGCTCAAATCAATACAACAGCATAGCCGAATCACTTCGAGTTTCTAAGAACGAAAGACCAACCTCTGCCAGTAATGTTGTTACTTATATAGGTGATCCGGCCTTAATGTTAGCAATTCCAAGACCCAGAATTAACTTAACGAAAGTAAACGATATTGTGATTTCGCAAGCCGTTCCGGATTTTAAATCATTGGCAAAAATTAAAATATCAGGCGAAATCACAGATGAAAACAATACGCTTTTAAGCAATTATAACGGAGAACTTGCCACGGCGATTTTTGATAAAATGATCACTTCTACAACCTTAAATAATGATGGTTATAGCCCTGCAATGTCATTTAAAACGCTTGGAGAAACAATTTTTAAAGGAAACGCTTCTGTAACCAACGGGCAGTTCGAATTCAGTTTTGTGGTTCCGAGAGATATCCGAATCCCTGTAGATAATGGAAGAATCAGTTTTTATGCAAAGAAAAATCAGGCATTAGAAAATCAAACCGGTTACAATACGGCCATTAAAATTGGAGGAATAAATGAAAATGCACCTCAGGACAATATAAGTCCAAAAGTTAAGTTATATATGAATGATGAAACTTTTGTGTCGGGCGGAATAACAAATTCCTCCCCTTTTCTATTGGCATTTCTTGAAGATGAAAATGGTATAAATACTGCCGGCGGAATTGGACATGACATTACAGCTGTTTTAGATGGAGATACCAGTAATCCATACATTTTGAATGATTATTATCAGACAAAATTAGACGATTACACCAACGGAAACCTGCGTTTTCCGTTACGAAATCTCGCAGCCGGACTGCACACAATAAGTTTCACTGCATGGGATGTGTACAACAATCCCGTAACAAGCGAAATACAATTTATAGTAGTAGGAGATGAAGAATTGACCTTATCACATGTTCTTAATTATCCAAATCCGTTCTCAACATATACTCAGTTTTGGTTTTCACATAACCGCCCTTACGAACCGTTAAGTGTTCAGGTTCAGGTTATGACCATTACCGGAAAAGTAGTCTGGACAAAAAATCAAATCGTTACAACCGAAGGATTTTTGTCAAGAGAAATAACATGGGACGGAAAAGATGATTTTGGTGATAGAATTGGTAAAGGAGTTTATATTTATAAACTTACCGTAAAATCCAATTTAACAAATAAAAAAGCAGAAAAGTACGAAAAACTTGTTATTCTATAAAAAAATATATATTTGTAACATAAATACCATTTATCCCTACTAATGAAAAAAACACTTTTAATTATCTGCTTTTTAATAATTTCATTCGCAAAAGCACAGGATATTGTACGTCCCATTACCACTGGAGTTCCTTTTCTATTAGTCGCAGCCGATGCGAGAGCAGCAGGTTTAGGAGACCAGGGTGTTGCCACATCATCAGATGTTTTCTCGCAGCAATGGAATCCGGCGAAATATGCATTTGCAGAAGATGCACAAGGACTTTCTATCAGTTACACACCTTACTTAACAGATCTTGCCAACGATATTTCGCTGGGTCAGGTTACGTATTATAACAAAATCAACGAAAAAAGTGCTTTTGGAGCAAGTTTCCGCTATTTTGGTTTTGGAGGAATTGAACTAAGACAAACCGGAGATCCTACAGAACCGGTAAGAGAAGTAAATCCAAATGAATTTGCCCTTGACGGATCGTATTCATTAAAACTCAGCGAAACATTCTCTATGGCGGTTGCTTTCCGTTTTATCAACTCTAACTTAAAAGTTGCCTCTGAAGATGTTGATGCTTCTGCCGCAAGATCTTTTGCTGTAGACGTGGCCGGTTTTTATCAGTCTGAAGAAATCGCCTACACTGATTTTAACGGAAGATGGAGAGCTGGTTTCAACATACAAAATTTAGGTCCGAAAATAAGCTATGACAACGACGATATAAGCAATAACTTTTTGCCAACTAATTTAAGAGTCGGCGGAGGTTTTGATTTTATTTTCGATCCTTACAATAAATTAGGAGTAAGTGTTGAACTTACTAAACTTCTAGTTCCAACTCCTCCGGGACCCGGAGTACCGGTTGATGTTAATAATGACGGAGATTTTGATGACCCGGAAGATATTACAGCGGCTGAATCCTACGATGCAAATTATAAAAAATACAAAGACACAGGCTGGGTGCAAGGTGTTTTTAAATCTTTTGGAGACGCCCCTGATGGCTTCAGCGAAGAGCTTAAAGAAATTACCTATAGCGCAGCAGCAGAATATATGTATCAGGATTCCTTTGCAATGCGTTTAGGATACTACCACGAAAGCCCTATGAAAGGAGCAAAACAATTTTTCTCTTTAGGAGCCGGATTCAAATACAACATTATGAAAGTAGATGTCTCTTATTTATTTTCAGCATCAAAAATGAGAAATCCATTAGAAAATACACTTCGTTTCTCTTTAACGTTTAACTTTGGCGACAAATACGAAGTTTATTAAATTATAAAACATAAAATACAATTACAATCCAAATTTCTGAATTTTCAGGAATTTGGATTTTTTTTCCTCTAAAAAAATGAAAGAAATAAGCATTACATCGTCATTTATAATATACGATAACCTAAATGAACTTTCAAAGGATGTTCAGGATTTAATGAATGAGGCAGTCGAAATTCGCAAAAAAGCTTATGCTCCCTACTCCCAATTTCGGGTTGGAGCAGCATTACTTCTTGATAATGGGAAAATAATTTTAGGCTCAAATCAGGAAAATGCCGCTTATCCGTCAGGATTATGTGCAGAAAGAGTGGCTGTTTTTCACGCGGGAAGTATTTATCCGGATGCAAAAATTTTAAAAATGGCGATAACAGCAGCGTCAGATACAAATCAAACCAAAGCTCCAATTCCGCCGTGCGGTTCTTGCCGTCAGTCAATTGCAGAATATGAAATCAAACAAGACACCCCTATTGAAATTTATTTTATGGGAGAAATTGGCGAAGTTTACAAATCAGCATCCCTAAAAAATTTACTCCCTTTTATGTTTGATAAAAAGTTCTTGTAAAAAAAAGCCAAAAAGTAGCGTTTAAATTTTAGTTCTTAAATGTAATGTCTTATTTTTGCATCCCGACCTTTCGGGCGCAAATTTGTGGGAGGAAACTAGTTTGCGTTACAGGCAACAATTGATAACACAAACAACTTTAGCAAAAGAAAGAATTCAGATGAAAGAAGTTACAAAAGAGGTATATTTAAAGTGGTATGAGGACATGCTGCTTTGGAGAAAGTTTGAAGACAAACTTGCAGCATTATACATTCAACAAAAAGTTAGAGGTTTTTTACACCTATATAATGGTCAGGAAGCTGTATTAGCGGGAGCTCTTCACGCTATGGACCTGACTAAAGACAAGATGATTACTGCATACAGAAATCACGTTCAGCCAATTGGTATGGGCGTTGATCCTAGAAACGTAATGGCAGAGCTTTTAGGAAAAGCAACTGGAACCTCTAAAGGTATGGGAGGTTCTATGCACATTTTCTCAAAAGAACATGGTTTTTATGGAGGTCACGGTATTGTAGGAGCTCAAATCCCTGTTGGAGCCGGTATTGCTTTCGCAGACAAATATTTCAACACCGGAGGCGTTACTATGACTTATTTTGGTGACGGAGCTGCAAGACAAGGTTCTTTACACGAAGCTTTCAATATGGCTATGTTATGGAAATTACCGGTTGTATTTATCGTTGAAAACAACGGTTATGCAATGGGAACTTCTGTAGAAAGAACTGCAAACCACACTGATATCTGGAAATTAGGTTTAGGTTATGAAATGCCTTGCGGACCAGTTGACGGAATGAACCCGGTAAAAGTTGCCGAAGCAATGCACGAAGCTATCGAAAGAGCTCGTCGCGGAGACGGACCAACTTTCCTTGAAATGAAAACATACCGTTACAGAGGACACTCTATGTCTGATGCACAATTGTACCGTTCTAAAGAAGAAATTGAAGAGTACAAAAAAATTGACCCGATTACTCAGGTTTTAGATGTTATATTGGATCAAAAATATGCTACAGAAGATGAAATTGAAGTAATTGACCAAAGAGTTAAAGACTTGGTTGAAGAATGTGCGAAATTCGCTGAAGAATCTCCATATCCGGACTTACAACAATTATACGACGTAGTATACGCACAAGAAGACTATCCATTTACACCTCATAAACTATAATATATTATGGCGATTAAAGTAACAATGCCTCGCTTAAGCGATACTATGACGGAAGGAACGGTAGCGGCTTGGCTAAAAAAAGTAGGCGACAAAGTTAGCGAAGGAGATATCCTTGCTGAAATTGAAACAGACAAAGCAACAATGGAGTTCGAATCTTTTAACGAAGGAACTCTTTTACATATCGGAATTCAGGCTGGAGAAACTGCTCCGGTTGATTCATTATTAGCCATCATTGGTAACGAAGGAGAAGATATCTCTGCTCTTTTAGCCGGTGGTGATGCACCAGCTGCCGAAGCTCCAAAAGCGGACGCTCCTGCTGCAGAAGCAAAAACTGAAACTGCAGCTCCTGCAAAAGCAGCAGCTGAATTACCAAAAGGTGTTGTAGTAGTAACTATGCCTCGTTTGAGCGATACTATGACAGAAGGTACAGTAGCAAGCTGGTTGAAAAAAGTTGGCGATACTGTAGCTGAAGGCGATATTTTAGCCGAAATTGAAACAGACAAAGCAACTATGGAGTTTGAGTCTTTCAATGCCGGAACTTTATTGCATATAGGAATTCAGGAAGGAAGTACCGCACCGGTTGACAGCTTATTAGCTATCATTGGACCTGCAGGAACTGATATTTCCGGAATTGCTGATAACTATACAGGCGGAGGTGCTGCAACTGCAAGTGCTCCAGCTGCTGAAGAAACAAAAGCCGCTCCAGCTGCTGAAAAAGCGCCGCAAGCTGCTGCTGAAACTTCAAACGGAAGAGTTTTAGCCTCACCTTTAGCTAAAAAAATCGCTTCTGACAAAGGAATCCAATTAAGCCAGGTTAAAGGAACAGGAGAAAACGGACGTATCGTAAAAAGCGATATCGAAAACTTTACTCCATCTGCACAAGCGCAAACTGCTGCTTCCGCTCCTGCTGCTAAACAAGAAGCATCTGCTCCTGCTGCACCAAAAGTATTTGTTCCTGCCGGAGAAGTTTACACAGAAGAGATCAAAAATTCTCAAATGCGTAAAATCATTGCTAAACGTTTATCTGAGTCATTATTTACTGCTCCTCACTACAACTTAGTGATCGAAGTAAGCATGGACGAAGCTATGCAGGCAAGAACTGCCATCAACAGCGTTCCGGATACAAAAGTATCTTTCAACGATATGGTAATCAAAGCTTGTGCTTTAGCATTGAAAAAACATCCAAAAATCAACTCTCAGTGGAAAGATGATGCTATTACAATCAACCACCACGTAAACATTGGTGTTGCTGTAGCTGTTGAAGACGGATTAGTAGTTCCAGTATTGAAATTTACAGATGCCATGAGTTTATCTCAAATTGGCGGAAGCGTAAGAGATCTTGCCGGAAGAGCCAAAAACAAAAAACTTGGACCACAAGAAATGGAAGGAAGCACATTTACAGTTTCTAACCTGGGAATGTTTGGTATCACTGAATTTAATTCAATTATCAACCAGCCAAACTCTGCAATCCTTTCTGTAGGTGCAATTGTTGAGAAACCAGTAGTTAAAAACGGTCAGATTGTAGTTGGAAACACAATGATGTTATCATTAGCTTGCGACCACAGAACAATCGACGGTGCAACTGGTGCTCAGTTCTTACAAACATTAAAACAATACATCGAAAGCCCAGTTACTATGCTGGCTTAATCGTTGTTAATTTTATAATTAAATCCCGTTTTGTTTGTTCAAAACGGGATTTTTTATTTAATTTTCATCCTCAAATTCAAAACCACACAAAATGAAAAAATTAATCCTTGTCGCTTTATTTCTGACAGCGATTGCATGCCAGAAAAAAGAACAAACCGAAAAAACAGCTGTTGTCGACGAGCACAGTTATTCTAAACCTGAACTTGCTGTTGTAAAACACCTTGATCTTGACATCAAAGTTGATTTTGACACTCAGACTATTTCAGGAAAAGCATCTTGGTTAATTGATAACATCAGCAAAGGAAACGAAATTATCTTCGACGAAAACACCCTGAATATTACGAAAGTTACTTTAGGCGATGACGAAAAAGAAACCAAATTCGAACTTGGAAAGGATACTGAATTTCACGGAAAACCACTTCACATTACAATTGACCCCAATACAACCAAAGTAAACATCTATTACAACACAACAAAAGATGCCGTTGCTTTACAATGGCTTACTCCGGCACAAACTGCCGACAAAAAGAAACCTTTTGTTTTTTCTCAAGGAGAAAGCGTTTGGTCGCGCACCTGGATTCCGTGTCAGGATTCGCCGGGAATCCGTTTTACGTATAATGCAAAAGTGACAGTTCCTAAAGATTTATTAGCTGTTATGAGCGCTGTAAACCCACAGAAGAAAAACGATACCGGAGTTTATACTTTCAAACAAGACAAAGCAATTCCATCTTATTTAATGGCAATTGCCGTTGGAGATATTGAATTTCAAGCTATCGATAACAGAACTGGAGTTTATGCAGAACCGTCTATGCTAAAAAAATCAGCTTACGAATTTGCCGAACTAGGAAAAATGGTGAATGCAGCTGAAAAATTATACGGACCATACCGTTGGGGACGTTACGACGTTTTGGTTTTACCTCCAAGCTTTCCTTACGGCGGAATGGAAAATCCAAACCTAACTTTCTTAACTCCGGGCGTTATTGCAGGAGATCGTTCACTAACAAGTTTATTAGCACACGAATTAGGACACAGCTGGAGCGGAAACTTAGTTACCAATGCAACCTGGGATGACATTTGGTTAAACGAAGGTTTCACCACTTACGTAGAACACCGAATTGGAGAAGCCATCTTTGGCAAAAAAGAGTTTGAAATGCAAAATGTTATCACCAACAAAGAATTAGTTGATAACGTAGCCGAATATGGCGATAAAAACCCTGACACAAGATTAAAAGTAAGTCTTACAGGAAGAAATCCTGATGATGGAATCAGTCAAATTCCTTACGTAAAAGGATATGCTTTTTTAAGAGTTATTGAAAATGCCGTGGGTCGTGAGAAATTTGATCCGTTTATCAAAAATTACTTTGATTCTCACGCATTCAAATCGATCACAACAGAAGATTTTGTAAAATATATCAATGAAAATCTTATCAAAGGCGACAAAGCGCTTGCCGACAAAATTAAAATGGAAGACTGGATTTACAAGCCTGGAATTCCATCTAACATACTTCCGGTAAGTTCAGTTGATTTTGATGCGATTGATAAAATCCAAAAAAGCTGGAGAGAAACGGGTGTAGCAGGCTTAAACAAAAAAGTTATAACGACAGCAGAAAAACAGCATTTTATAGATCATCTTCCGACTGATATTACAGCAAAAGAAATGGAAGCGATTGACAAAGAATTCAACTTTACAAAAGGCGGAAATTTCATCATCAAACGTCAATGGTTTGTTCAGGCAATTCGCCATGATTATAAAACTGCAAATCCTGAAATCGAACAATTTTTAATTGGAATCAGCAGAACCGGCTCTGTAATGATGCTTTATAAAGAAATGGCTAAAACTCCACAAGGAAAAGTTTGGGCAAAACAAGTTTTTGAAAAAGCAAAATCAGGCTATCATGCAACAACAATTCAGGCTGTTGAAAGCGTGTTAAAATAGTTGAAATAATACAATTTCTACAATTAAAAATCCTGATTACAATATAATCGGGATTTTTAATTTTTATTTTTCGCTTCAATCCATTTAGACATATACATCGTGCTTTTGTATGCGTGATGCTGCAATAAATTCCCCATAAAATTATGAAGGCGATGGCTTTTAGAATCTACCAATAATGTATTTACAAAACTTATTAATCCATCTGAATATTTATCTTTCTGATAACATTCATTAATAATTGAAATTCCATTTTTCTGCGAAGATTTCCAGAGATTTTCATCCTTATAAAGAGAAATCGCTTTTTTAGCAAATTTTTCAGGATGATCTTCTATAAATCCATTCCATAATAAATCTGCATGCATGGCTTCAGAACCTATTGAAGTAGTTACGCTTGGCGTTCCGCATTGCATGGCTTCTAATAATTTTCCTTTTAAACCTGCCCCAAAACGAATAGGCGCCAGAACAACTCTTGCTTTTTTTACAATTTCATTTGCATCTTCCGCCCTTCCCATTATATAAAAACCATTTTTTGGCTGATGCAATTGCAAAACTTTTTGTGACGGATAAGCCCCGTAAACTTCCAAAACAGCTTCAGGGAAATCCTTTTTTATCGAAGGCCAGATTGCTTCTTTTAAATATTGAACCGTATTCCAATTCGGTTCGTGAAGAAAATTTCCGATGAAAACAAAGTTTTTTCTTTCTTCAAAAGAAGGCAATTTTAAGAGATATTCTTCCTTCATTTCATCAACTAAAAACGGAAGATAAAACAGTAAATCTTCATTGATTCTGAAAACCTCTTTTAGAACATTCATTTCAAATTCAGAAATAATCAAAGACAAATCACATCTTAAAATACTGGCGATTTCTCGTTTTGCTGCTTCTTCAGAAAACAAATCCGTGATTTCAAACGCCCTGTTTTCTTTAAAAGCTTTTTGTCTGGCAGTTCTCAGGCAATGTAAATCTTCTGTATCGAGAACTCGGATTGCTTTTGGACAATTTTCTGTAACTCTCCAGCCAAATTGTTCTTCGATCATAAATCGATCAAACAAGACGACGTTTGGATTTAATTCCAAAACAAAATCATCGAAACTGACAGAATTTAGTTCGATACTTTTTTTTGTTACGCCAAATTCAGATAAATCAACCATAAAATCACTGTCCTGCGCCGCACTTGCAAAAGTAATTTCGAAGCCGTTTTCTTTAAAAATCGAAATCAGCTGCATCATCCTTCCGCCTGCTGCAGAAGAGTTTGGCTCAGGCCATACAAACCCAATAATTAAAAGTTTTTTTATCTGATTCATTGTAATTTTTTTCAACTTACAAAATAATGCTTTTTTACGTTTAATCCCGTTGCATTTCGTAATTTTTAGTAATAAAAAAGACTAATTTTGCACGAAATAAATGAAGGGAAATTATGTTGGGATTAAAATTAGCTACAGACCCAAGATGGGTAAATATCGTAGAGTCAAACATTCAAGAAATTTTGACAGATCATGCGTGGTGCGAACAAAAAGCGGCTTCAAATGCCATTAGTATCGTAACCTACAATTCTGAAATAGAAGAATTAGTAACTGAAATGCTCGTGATTGCAAGAGAAGAACTGGAACATTTCCAGATGGTTCATGACATTATAAAACAACGTGGCCTTACACTGGGACGCGAAAGAAAAGATCATTATGTAAATGAACTTTTTAAATTCATGAAAAAAGACGGAAGCCGCCGTGATGCGCTGTGCGACCGTTTATTATTTTCGGCCATGATCGAAGCCAGAAGCTGTGAGCGCTTTAAAGTTCTTTCGGAAAACATAAAAGACGAAGAATTAGCAAAATTCTATCGCGATTTAATGATTTCCGAAGCCGGACATTATACTACATTTTTAGGCTTTGCCAGAAAATACCAGGACAACATTGACATCGACAAACGATGGAAAGAATGGATCGAGTATGAAGGTTCTATTATTACTAACTATGGTAAAAGTGAAACCGTTCACGGATAACACTTATACTTTTTTATTTCATTTGCCCCCAAGAATCAATTAAATACCGTACCTAAGCCTATATGTCTAAAATTACATCAAAACCTTTTTTATTAAAAACCGCCAAATACACAGGAATTACGCTTGCTGTAATTTTAGCATTACTTTTTTTAACCCCTGTTCTTTTTGCAGATCAGATTAAAGAAAAAATAAAAAAAACAGCAAACGAAAGCTTAACTGCAGAACTTAATTATTCTGATGTTTCTGTTTCATTTTTTCGTCACTTTCCATCGCTGACTTTAACTCTGAAAGATTTACAACTAAACGGTTCTGCACCTTATAAAAATGAAAAATTTATTACAGCAAAAGAGGTTTCTTTTGGTATTGATGTCCTAAGTTTAATTTTTAGTAAATCAGCAAAAATTGATGAAATCTATTTATCAGATTCTTTTATCAATGTAAAAGTAAATCCAAATGGCGAAGCAAATTACAACATTTATAAATCTACACCGCAGGATTCTAAGCCTGAAGACAGCACCAACACAGCTTTAAAACTTGATCGAATCGAAATCTTAAACAGTAAAATTATTTATGACGATCAATCAACAAAAGTGCATTTTGACGCACTTGGCTTTGATTATTTAGGAAAAGGAGATATAAATAAAGCCGTATTCGACCTTCATTCAAAGGCAAAAATCGAGAAGCTGAATATTATTTACGATAATGAACCTTATTTAATGAATAAAAAAGTAGATGCTGATCTTATTACTCAGGTCAACATGAACTCTTTATCATTCTTTTTTCAGCAGAACAATCTAAAAATCAATCAGCTTTCTGTTGATTTTCAAGGGAAATTTGATTTCTTAAAAGATGGCTATAACATGGATTTTGTCATTAAATCTGACGATAGCGAGTTGTACGATGTCTTTACTGCTTTTCCTCCAAAATACGTCACCTGGCTTTCTAAAACAGAATTAAAAGGAAATACTAATTTACTTTTAACCTTAAAAGGAAAGTATATCGCATCACAAAACATTGCGCCGGATTTAAATTTCGATTTAAAAATAGAAGATGGTTTTATAAATTATGACGATAGCGATTTTCCGGTTTCAGATTTGAATGTTGAAATCAAAAGTAAACTTCCTTCTCTAAAGCCGGGTTTGCTAATTGTAAATGCTGCAAATTTATCTTTAAATGTAGGTGACGATTATTTCAAATCGAAATTTTATTTAGAAGGAATAGACGCACCTAATGTAGATGCTGAATTTAAAGCCAAACTGGATCTTGAAAAACTCAATAAAGGTTTAGGAGTTCCTGGTTTAACTTTAAGAGGAATTTTGACCGGAGATGTTAAAGCCAAAGGTAAATTCGACAGAAAGAATAAACTTTTCCCAATTGCAAACGGCACGATAGAACTAAAAAAAGGATTTGTAAAAACAGGTTATTACCCTAACCCTATTACAAATATTGAATTTAAAACTACAATCGAGGACAAAAAAGGAACTTTTGAAGATCTAAAATTAAACCTTAAACCTGCTCAATTTACTTTTGAAGAAAAGCCGGTTTTTGTTCAGGCGTTTCTAAATAATTTTGCTGATTTAAATTACGATGTTACAGCAAAAGGCGAACTTGATGTACAAAAAATATATAAAGTTTTCTCTCACAAAGGACTAAACTTAGATGGTTTTATAAAAGCAGATCTGGCCCTAAAAGGAAAGCAAAGCGATGCTATAAATGGAAAT
This portion of the Flavobacterium gelatinilyticum genome encodes:
- a CDS encoding AsmA family protein translates to MSKITSKPFLLKTAKYTGITLAVILALLFLTPVLFADQIKEKIKKTANESLTAELNYSDVSVSFFRHFPSLTLTLKDLQLNGSAPYKNEKFITAKEVSFGIDVLSLIFSKSAKIDEIYLSDSFINVKVNPNGEANYNIYKSTPQDSKPEDSTNTALKLDRIEILNSKIIYDDQSTKVHFDALGFDYLGKGDINKAVFDLHSKAKIEKLNIIYDNEPYLMNKKVDADLITQVNMNSLSFFFQQNNLKINQLSVDFQGKFDFLKDGYNMDFVIKSDDSELYDVFTAFPPKYVTWLSKTELKGNTNLLLTLKGKYIASQNIAPDLNFDLKIEDGFINYDDSDFPVSDLNVEIKSKLPSLKPGLLIVNAANLSLNVGDDYFKSKFYLEGIDAPNVDAEFKAKLDLEKLNKGLGVPGLTLRGILTGDVKAKGKFDRKNKLFPIANGTIELKKGFVKTGYYPNPITNIEFKTTIEDKKGTFEDLKLNLKPAQFTFEEKPVFVQAFLNNFADLNYDVTAKGELDVQKIYKVFSHKGLNLDGFIKADLALKGKQSDAINGNYDRLNNKGTLEIRNIGITSEFLPQKFIIRDGLFKINQDKVLFNNFLASYGQSDFKMDGYLQNAINYVTRKKGILHGSFTVSSKYINVDEFMFNNTPNTSSSKSKTKSGVIIIPDNFDLELIANAQKVYFDKLILENAGGNLKINNNKLTMQQTGFNLIGCHVAMNGSYEAVNTQNANFEYKIKASDFNIKRAYNEIDVFRKMASAAEKAQGIVSLDYKLKGRLDGDMKPVYPSLVGGGILSVKDVKVRGLKLFNAVSKKTDNESMKNPDVSKVDIKTTVKNNIMTIERFKFKFAGFRPRIEGTTSLDGKLNLKMRLGLPPFGIFGIPLTVTGTGENPKVKVGRTTEDLEETKD